The following coding sequences lie in one Candidatus Dormiibacterota bacterium genomic window:
- a CDS encoding coenzyme F420-0:L-glutamate ligase produces MSRPLLVARSEVPAGLVALPVRTQLVRSGDDLIGIVERAVEGIARPGDVIAISETAVAIAQGAFVPAEFVRPSKLAYVLARRAGALATVNQPESLQLVIDEVGQWRVLYAAVAHVLGRLRGKRGVFYEVMGEAITAIDGYTGTLPPFERAIVLAPREPDAFAQSVLERTGIGCVVVDANDLEKAKILGASLDVRRTVVENALLDNPHGNADEQTPIVVLKWRGAGANPLYEAAP; encoded by the coding sequence ATGAGCCGCCCTCTGTTGGTCGCACGCTCCGAAGTCCCCGCCGGGCTGGTCGCGCTCCCGGTGCGCACGCAACTCGTGCGCTCGGGCGACGATTTGATCGGCATCGTCGAGCGTGCCGTCGAAGGCATCGCGCGCCCCGGCGATGTGATCGCGATTTCCGAGACGGCGGTCGCCATCGCGCAGGGCGCGTTCGTTCCGGCGGAATTCGTGCGGCCCTCGAAGCTCGCGTACGTGCTCGCGCGGCGCGCGGGCGCGCTCGCAACGGTCAACCAGCCGGAGTCGCTGCAATTGGTTATCGACGAAGTCGGCCAATGGCGCGTCCTCTATGCGGCGGTCGCTCACGTCCTCGGGCGCCTGCGCGGCAAACGCGGCGTCTTCTACGAAGTGATGGGCGAAGCGATTACGGCCATCGACGGATATACCGGTACGCTGCCGCCGTTCGAGCGCGCCATCGTGCTGGCCCCGCGCGAACCGGACGCGTTCGCGCAATCGGTCCTCGAACGCACCGGCATCGGCTGCGTCGTCGTCGATGCCAACGATTTGGAGAAGGCGAAAATTCTGGGCGCGTCGCTCGACGTCCGGCGTACCGTCGTCGAGAACGCCTTGCTCGATAACCCGCACGGCAACGCCGACGAACAAACGCCGATCGTCGTGCTCAAATGGCGTGGCGCCGGCGCGAACCCGCTGTACGAGGCGGCGCCATGA
- the mraY gene encoding phospho-N-acetylmuramoyl-pentapeptide-transferase, which translates to MTIPWMLVSLAVGFLIAAFGGAALLAALRRLQFNQRAYEDAPETHQGKTGTPTMGGILFIVALLPMLAGVKIPFALELFLLVLACGAVGFIDDYLGIRFGRNRGLRARTKYLATALIAIVFLRALSESYDFFPRDVLFHAGTYSLVAPHWLWLLLGILAVTGTIHAVNLTDGLDGLATGTMLPPLAVLTVVGFELGLRAPTEAALLGIGAGCGFLIYNRYKARMFMGDTGSLALGALLSGIAIVEGEMLLLLLIGGVFVAEALSVIVQVLYFKASGGKRIFRMSPLHHHFELGGWAETKVTARFWIASFLLSVVALAVVR; encoded by the coding sequence ATGACGATTCCGTGGATGCTCGTCTCGCTCGCCGTGGGGTTTCTGATTGCGGCGTTCGGCGGCGCGGCGCTGCTGGCGGCGCTGCGCCGGCTGCAGTTCAACCAGCGCGCCTACGAAGACGCGCCGGAGACGCATCAAGGAAAGACCGGCACGCCCACCATGGGCGGCATCCTCTTCATCGTTGCGCTCTTACCAATGCTCGCAGGGGTGAAAATCCCATTTGCCCTGGAACTGTTTCTGCTCGTCTTGGCTTGCGGCGCCGTGGGATTTATCGACGACTATCTGGGCATCCGCTTCGGACGCAACCGCGGGCTGCGCGCGCGCACGAAGTACCTGGCGACGGCGCTCATCGCGATCGTGTTCTTGCGCGCGCTCTCGGAATCGTACGATTTCTTTCCGCGCGACGTGCTCTTTCACGCGGGCACCTACTCGCTGGTCGCGCCGCATTGGCTGTGGTTGCTGCTCGGCATCCTTGCGGTAACCGGGACGATTCACGCGGTCAATCTCACCGACGGTTTGGATGGCTTGGCAACCGGCACCATGTTGCCGCCGCTCGCGGTCCTCACCGTCGTCGGCTTCGAACTTGGGCTGCGCGCGCCGACGGAAGCGGCGTTGCTCGGCATCGGCGCGGGTTGCGGCTTTCTCATCTACAATCGCTACAAGGCGCGCATGTTCATGGGCGATACGGGGTCGCTGGCCCTGGGAGCGCTGCTCTCGGGTATCGCGATCGTGGAAGGCGAGATGCTGCTGCTGCTCCTGATCGGCGGCGTTTTCGTCGCGGAGGCGCTCTCGGTGATCGTGCAAGTGCTGTATTTCAAGGCCAGCGGCGGCAAGCGGATCTTTCGCATGAGCCCGCTCCACCATCATTTCGAGCTCGGCGGATGGGCTGAAACCAAGGTGACCGCGCGCTTTTGGATCGCGTCGTTCCTCTTGTCCGTCGTCGCGCTGGCGGTGGTGCGATGA
- the murD gene encoding UDP-N-acetylmuramoyl-L-alanine--D-glutamate ligase produces MSALGTFGASERVLIIGIGKSGLASARVLRERGASVHATDEKPAAELADAIARIEGAGAQFVAAGALAPLLPSFTAAVLSPGVPLTSPVVRAVQAANVPVFSEIEVAYRLCRAPMIAVTGTKGKSTTTALIGHLLRACGLRVRVGGNIGNPLIAEVVDAAPDEWVIAEVSSFQLETIRSFKPRVAVLLNLAPDHLDRYFSMDEYAEAKFRIFANQSRTDTFVGNLDDERIAALQNSATESRLQARPLWFTLGERRDPATMYCHGDAVVYAPIAGDPRPIVAIERGEIPLAGEHNVQNVMAAMLAALAIGCDIRALREGVKTFRAMPHRLEPVAEVDGVLYVDDSKSTNPGSVVAALHAYDRPVVLIAGGRSKGTDFAEMGAEIRRCAKALVAIGEAADEIAAGAQGVPTERAATMIAAVARAAELAQPGDVVILSPGCASFDMFRSAEDRGDQFSRAVRALKEHADA; encoded by the coding sequence ATGAGCGCGCTCGGAACCTTTGGCGCGTCGGAGCGCGTGCTGATTATCGGCATCGGGAAGAGCGGCCTTGCGAGCGCGCGGGTGCTGCGCGAGCGCGGCGCGAGCGTGCACGCGACCGACGAAAAACCGGCCGCCGAGCTCGCCGATGCCATCGCGCGGATCGAAGGCGCGGGCGCGCAGTTTGTCGCAGCCGGCGCGCTCGCACCGTTGCTGCCGTCGTTCACCGCCGCCGTGCTCTCGCCGGGCGTCCCGCTCACCTCGCCGGTCGTACGCGCGGTGCAAGCCGCGAACGTTCCGGTATTCAGCGAAATCGAAGTGGCCTACCGGCTCTGCCGCGCGCCGATGATTGCGGTAACGGGGACGAAGGGCAAATCCACCACGACCGCGCTGATCGGCCACTTGCTGCGTGCCTGCGGCCTGCGCGTGCGCGTGGGCGGAAACATCGGCAACCCGTTGATCGCCGAGGTCGTCGATGCCGCACCCGACGAGTGGGTGATAGCCGAGGTCTCGTCGTTCCAGTTGGAAACGATCCGCTCGTTCAAGCCGCGCGTCGCGGTGCTGCTCAACCTCGCGCCCGATCACCTCGACCGCTATTTCTCGATGGATGAATATGCCGAAGCGAAGTTTCGCATCTTCGCCAACCAGTCGCGGACGGATACGTTCGTCGGCAACTTGGACGACGAGCGCATCGCGGCGTTGCAGAACTCCGCGACCGAATCGCGGTTGCAAGCCCGGCCGCTGTGGTTCACGCTGGGAGAACGCCGCGACCCCGCAACGATGTACTGCCACGGCGATGCGGTGGTGTACGCGCCGATCGCCGGCGACCCGCGCCCCATCGTTGCAATCGAGCGCGGCGAAATTCCGCTCGCGGGCGAACACAACGTGCAGAACGTGATGGCGGCGATGCTGGCGGCGTTGGCGATCGGCTGCGATATACGCGCGTTGCGCGAGGGCGTCAAAACCTTCCGGGCGATGCCGCACCGGCTCGAACCCGTAGCCGAAGTGGACGGCGTGCTCTACGTCGACGATTCCAAATCCACCAATCCCGGCTCGGTCGTCGCGGCATTGCATGCCTACGATCGGCCCGTGGTGTTGATTGCGGGCGGGCGTTCGAAAGGCACGGATTTTGCCGAAATGGGCGCCGAGATTCGCCGGTGCGCCAAGGCACTCGTAGCGATCGGCGAGGCGGCGGACGAGATTGCGGCCGGCGCACAAGGCGTCCCGACCGAGCGCGCCGCGACGATGATTGCCGCGGTCGCGCGTGCCGCGGAGCTCGCGCAGCCGGGCGACGTGGTGATACTCTCGCCCGGCTGCGCGTCGTTCGATATGTTTCGTTCGGCCGAGGATCGCGGCGACCAATTCAGCCGCGCGGTAAGAGCGCTCAAGGAGCACGCCGATGCGTAA
- the ftsW gene encoding putative lipid II flippase FtsW yields MRNAARVQPRSAREQRTTTTSRPYIATPPDTLLFLAVVALVGIGLVMIYSASSATAYAQNGDTAYFVKRQFVWLVVGAAVAYGAYRIDYHKLKSAAPYILVASILSLLLVLVPHVGLVVNGARRWIGIHSLSFQPSEFAKLALVVYLAAMLAQRGERIVSLAKGLIPLCIPVAIMSVLILKEPDMGTASLLAMIAFAMFFAAGARIAHLFAIFLATVPPVVLTILASPYKRARIFAFIDPWRDPLNTGFHIVQSLLALGSGGLFGVGLGASRAKFFYLPEQYTDFIFSVLGEELGLLGALAVVALFLLFAYRAIRIAIAASDRFGFFLAAGCTALIVIQAFINIGVVTSSWPVTGVPLPFISFGGSSLIVNLVAVALIANVGRHRRVSAE; encoded by the coding sequence ATGCGTAACGCCGCGCGCGTTCAGCCGCGTTCCGCGCGCGAGCAACGCACGACGACAACCTCGCGCCCGTACATCGCGACGCCGCCGGATACGCTCCTCTTTCTCGCCGTGGTGGCGCTGGTGGGTATCGGCCTGGTTATGATCTACTCCGCATCGAGCGCGACCGCGTACGCGCAGAACGGGGATACGGCCTATTTCGTCAAGCGCCAATTCGTATGGCTCGTCGTGGGTGCGGCCGTCGCGTATGGCGCCTATCGCATCGATTACCACAAACTCAAGAGCGCGGCGCCGTACATTTTGGTGGCCTCGATCTTGAGCCTGTTGCTGGTATTGGTGCCGCACGTCGGGCTCGTCGTCAACGGAGCGCGGCGTTGGATCGGCATTCATTCGCTCAGCTTCCAGCCCTCGGAATTTGCGAAGCTCGCGCTGGTCGTTTACCTGGCCGCGATGCTGGCGCAGCGAGGCGAACGCATCGTATCGCTTGCCAAGGGGCTGATTCCGCTCTGCATTCCGGTGGCGATCATGTCGGTGCTGATCCTCAAAGAGCCGGATATGGGCACTGCCAGCTTGCTCGCGATGATCGCGTTTGCGATGTTCTTTGCGGCGGGAGCGCGCATCGCGCACCTGTTCGCGATTTTTCTCGCGACGGTACCGCCGGTGGTGCTAACGATCCTTGCCAGCCCGTATAAGCGCGCGCGCATCTTCGCGTTCATCGACCCGTGGCGCGACCCGCTCAACACCGGTTTTCACATCGTGCAGTCGTTGCTCGCGCTCGGGAGCGGCGGCCTGTTCGGCGTCGGCTTAGGCGCCTCGCGTGCGAAATTCTTCTACCTGCCCGAGCAATACACCGATTTTATTTTCTCCGTTTTGGGCGAGGAGCTGGGGTTGCTCGGCGCGCTCGCCGTCGTCGCGCTCTTTCTGCTCTTCGCCTACCGCGCGATTCGCATTGCGATTGCCGCGTCCGATCGCTTCGGCTTCTTTCTCGCGGCGGGCTGCACGGCCCTGATCGTGATTCAAGCCTTCATCAATATCGGCGTCGTCACGTCGTCGTGGCCGGTAACCGGCGTGCCGCTCCCGTTTATTTCGTTCGGCGGAAGTTCGCTGATCGTCAATCTGGTCGCCGTCGCACTCATCGCGAACGTCGGCCGCCACCGCCGCGTCAGCGCTGAATGA
- the murG gene encoding undecaprenyldiphospho-muramoylpentapeptide beta-N-acetylglucosaminyltransferase: MNARDGAVVFAGGGTGGHLYPAIAIAQALGSPDRIAFIGTADRLEATIVPEAGYRLYTVRSRPLTRKLSFELLRTLVANARGAWQSAFLLARLKPRLVIATGGYVCFPVVLAARWLHIVRRLHAPIALLEPNARPGLTNRLLAPLVDEVWGAFREADPRFAGKYVHTGIPVRASLARLPQREAALARLGLSPERKTLLAMGGSQGARSINDALAGLIARHALPSGWQLIHVTGEREYDRVRTALGADAGPAVRPYLNDVADAYAAADLVLARAGASTLGELMAVGLPSILVPYPHAADDHQTRNAEVFAEAGAAILMTDRELAAGQLAATLERAIVPERLHAMRAAALGLQNGSPIATILARIDALAARKTLG; this comes from the coding sequence ATGAACGCGCGTGACGGCGCGGTGGTGTTTGCGGGCGGCGGAACCGGCGGGCATCTCTATCCCGCGATCGCCATCGCGCAGGCGTTGGGGTCGCCGGATCGCATCGCTTTCATCGGAACGGCCGATCGGCTCGAGGCCACGATCGTTCCCGAGGCCGGCTACCGCCTCTATACCGTGCGTAGCCGTCCGCTCACGCGCAAACTCTCGTTCGAACTCCTGCGCACGCTCGTCGCGAACGCGCGCGGGGCGTGGCAGAGCGCTTTTTTACTCGCTCGTTTAAAGCCGCGCCTCGTGATCGCGACCGGCGGCTACGTCTGTTTCCCCGTCGTACTCGCGGCGCGGTGGTTGCATATCGTGCGGAGGCTTCACGCGCCGATCGCGCTGCTCGAACCCAACGCTCGCCCGGGGCTGACCAACCGGTTGCTGGCTCCGCTGGTCGACGAAGTGTGGGGTGCCTTTCGCGAGGCCGACCCGCGCTTTGCGGGCAAGTACGTGCATACCGGCATCCCGGTGCGGGCTTCGCTCGCGCGGCTGCCGCAGCGCGAGGCGGCGCTGGCGCGCCTCGGGCTCTCGCCCGAACGCAAAACGCTGCTGGCGATGGGCGGCAGCCAAGGAGCCCGCTCGATCAACGACGCGCTCGCCGGCCTGATTGCGAGGCACGCGCTTCCGTCGGGGTGGCAACTGATCCACGTGACGGGCGAGCGCGAGTACGATCGCGTTCGCACCGCGCTCGGCGCCGACGCGGGCCCGGCGGTGCGCCCCTACCTGAACGACGTTGCCGATGCATACGCCGCGGCCGACCTCGTGCTCGCGCGTGCGGGCGCGTCGACGCTCGGCGAGCTCATGGCCGTCGGGCTTCCTTCCATCCTCGTACCGTATCCGCACGCTGCCGACGACCATCAAACGCGCAACGCGGAAGTCTTCGCAGAGGCCGGCGCCGCCATCCTGATGACCGATCGGGAACTGGCCGCCGGGCAGCTTGCGGCGACGCTCGAGCGCGCGATCGTGCCCGAACGCTTGCATGCGATGCGCGCCGCCGCGCTGGGCTTGCAAAATGGTTCGCCGATTGCGACGATTCTCGCCCGGATAGATGCGCTCGCGGCGCGAAAGACGCTCGGGTAA
- the murC gene encoding UDP-N-acetylmuramate--L-alanine ligase: MGTASWHFIGIGGIGMSAIARILLARGQSVSGSDMKATPLLEQLRQEGALVTIGHDAQNIAGATTVIVSSAIDRRNAEYVAAQRSGVPILHRGEMLAQLVRERRGIAICGTHGKTTTTAMAHAVLRAGGIDASLVLGGIDGALGTNAHDGASPWFVTEADESDGSFALLEPAMAVLNNIENDHLQSDDELPHLVRAFEAFLAKLPDDGTAIVGVDNALTASLVESARRSRTVTFGFGPRADVRAVNLRFDGLGVTFDAIVRGVCLGTIEMQVPGEINVQNALAAIAVARELEVPFPRIADGLRAFRGVRRRFDILARSDRMMVVDDYAHHPTAVRATIAAARQYHRGPVVVAFQPHRYSRTAFLARDFADSLRGADRVYLAPIYAASEAPIPGVSERSIGELLGALGTRVSYVARVDDLEERIFDEAPPGSLVLMLGAGNITEIAARLAQRVNGVGAPA, translated from the coding sequence ATGGGGACGGCGAGCTGGCATTTTATCGGTATTGGCGGGATCGGCATGAGCGCGATCGCGCGCATTCTATTGGCGCGCGGCCAGAGCGTGAGCGGATCCGATATGAAGGCTACCCCGCTGCTCGAACAACTGCGCCAAGAGGGCGCGCTCGTAACCATCGGGCACGACGCGCAAAATATCGCCGGCGCGACCACCGTCATCGTCAGCTCGGCGATCGATCGTCGCAACGCGGAGTACGTCGCGGCGCAGCGTTCGGGCGTCCCGATCCTGCACCGCGGCGAGATGCTCGCGCAGCTCGTGCGCGAACGGCGCGGCATCGCGATCTGCGGTACGCACGGGAAGACCACGACGACCGCGATGGCGCACGCGGTGCTGCGGGCCGGCGGAATCGACGCGAGCTTAGTGCTCGGCGGGATCGACGGCGCGCTCGGCACGAACGCGCACGACGGGGCGTCACCTTGGTTCGTCACCGAGGCCGACGAATCGGACGGATCGTTCGCGTTGCTCGAACCGGCGATGGCCGTCCTCAATAACATCGAAAACGATCACTTGCAGAGCGACGACGAGTTGCCGCATTTGGTGCGCGCCTTCGAAGCCTTTCTTGCGAAATTGCCCGATGACGGCACCGCCATCGTCGGCGTCGATAACGCCCTCACCGCTTCGCTGGTTGAAAGCGCACGTCGCTCGCGAACGGTCACGTTCGGGTTCGGCCCGCGAGCCGACGTGCGCGCGGTGAACTTACGGTTCGACGGCTTGGGCGTGACGTTCGATGCGATCGTGCGTGGCGTATGCCTGGGCACGATCGAGATGCAAGTCCCCGGCGAAATCAACGTGCAAAACGCGCTCGCGGCCATCGCGGTGGCGCGCGAACTCGAAGTGCCGTTCCCGCGCATCGCCGACGGGTTGCGCGCGTTTCGCGGGGTTCGGCGACGCTTCGATATTTTGGCTCGGAGCGATCGCATGATGGTAGTGGACGACTACGCGCACCACCCGACCGCGGTCCGCGCGACGATCGCGGCCGCGCGGCAGTACCACCGCGGCCCGGTCGTTGTCGCGTTCCAACCGCATCGTTATTCGCGCACGGCGTTTCTGGCGCGCGATTTCGCGGATTCGCTGCGCGGGGCCGACCGCGTCTATCTCGCGCCGATCTACGCCGCATCCGAGGCGCCGATCCCGGGCGTGAGCGAACGCTCGATCGGAGAGTTGCTTGGAGCGCTGGGAACGCGCGTGAGCTACGTCGCGCGCGTCGACGATTTGGAGGAGCGCATCTTCGACGAAGCGCCTCCCGGTTCGCTCGTGCTCATGCTCGGGGCCGGCAACATCACCGAAATCGCGGCCCGTCTAGCACAGCGCGTTAACGGCGTGGGCGCACCGGCATGA
- the murB gene encoding UDP-N-acetylmuramate dehydrogenase yields MSATTASATASLLEDGDRQALQAILGDRVRFDESLAPFTSWKIGGPADALVHCHSENDVAAVMRLCFRRKLPWFVLGSGSNLLVGDGGIRGIVIRLGGAFADVAVRTEADTVLVEAGASAGMAAMTAKAASAGALGIGSLAGIPGTAGGSLRMNAGTDREMGDFVRDVWVQSPSRPEPHAVSVQYYYRHTTLARDAIVSRVTLCFERGDVATVREEMQQRLVRRKSTQPIALPNAGSCFRNPPDDKAARLIEAAGAKGWRAGGAEVSPLHANFINNTGGASAKDVATLLARIRRAVNDRFGVELQLEVHLVGVFVDREEE; encoded by the coding sequence ATGAGCGCGACCACCGCTTCGGCCACGGCCAGCCTGCTCGAGGACGGCGATCGCCAAGCGTTGCAAGCGATATTAGGCGACCGCGTGCGCTTCGACGAATCGCTCGCGCCGTTCACTTCGTGGAAAATCGGCGGCCCTGCCGATGCGTTGGTGCATTGCCACAGCGAGAACGACGTGGCGGCGGTGATGCGCCTGTGCTTCAGGCGCAAACTCCCGTGGTTCGTGCTCGGGAGCGGCAGCAATCTCTTGGTCGGCGACGGCGGCATACGCGGTATCGTCATTCGGCTCGGCGGTGCGTTCGCCGACGTCGCGGTACGCACCGAAGCCGATACCGTATTGGTGGAAGCGGGAGCGTCGGCCGGCATGGCCGCGATGACCGCAAAAGCCGCTTCGGCGGGCGCGCTGGGCATCGGCTCGCTGGCCGGCATTCCCGGCACCGCCGGTGGTTCGCTCCGCATGAACGCGGGCACCGATCGTGAGATGGGCGATTTCGTCCGCGACGTGTGGGTGCAATCGCCCAGCCGGCCCGAACCGCATGCGGTGTCGGTGCAGTATTACTATCGCCACACCACGCTCGCGCGCGACGCGATCGTTTCGCGCGTGACGCTGTGCTTCGAGCGCGGCGACGTCGCGACGGTGCGCGAAGAGATGCAGCAACGCTTGGTGCGGCGCAAGAGCACGCAGCCGATCGCGCTCCCGAACGCGGGATCGTGCTTCCGCAATCCGCCCGACGATAAAGCGGCCCGGCTCATCGAGGCGGCGGGCGCCAAGGGGTGGCGCGCCGGTGGTGCGGAAGTATCCCCCCTCCACGCAAATTTCATCAACAACACCGGTGGCGCGAGCGCGAAGGACGTAGCGACGTTGCTGGCTCGCATACGGCGTGCCGTCAACGATCGATTCGGCGTAGAGTTACAATTGGAAGTGCACCTAGTAGGGGTTTTTGTGGATCGTGAAGAGGAGTAA